The following coding sequences lie in one Myxococcales bacterium genomic window:
- a CDS encoding phosphate/phosphite/phosphonate ABC transporter substrate-binding protein, with protein MSALTFAIVSGEVPSAEALARFCAKLTQVTGLAIEPRVFGTYPEMVEESRARHLDLIWAPPLVAIDLEDSGAATSAVVVHRSARAGYYSALFAKADSPIHKPEELRQARVAWVSKESASGYFVPRWHLRSMGVALTEAFAEELLLDTHEAVTRAVLEGRVDLGATHVGLDPVTGKLGSAPWLSLGGPSVAKVLLLVGPIPGDVIAVSRRVDPAVRRQLVAALVAMREDEASRALFEASQFDPVPDGHLDLLRRLARFSETKA; from the coding sequence GTGTCAGCTCTCACATTTGCCATCGTTTCCGGCGAGGTTCCGAGCGCAGAGGCCTTGGCTCGCTTCTGCGCGAAGCTCACCCAGGTCACGGGACTTGCCATCGAACCGCGGGTCTTTGGCACCTACCCCGAGATGGTCGAGGAGTCGCGCGCCCGGCACCTCGACTTGATCTGGGCCCCGCCGTTGGTGGCGATCGATCTCGAGGACAGCGGTGCCGCCACCAGCGCCGTCGTCGTCCATCGCTCGGCGCGGGCCGGCTACTACAGTGCCCTCTTCGCCAAGGCCGACAGTCCGATCCACAAACCCGAAGAGCTACGCCAGGCCAGAGTCGCATGGGTGTCGAAAGAGAGTGCTTCCGGCTACTTCGTCCCGCGCTGGCACCTGCGTTCGATGGGTGTGGCCCTGACGGAGGCCTTCGCCGAGGAGCTCTTGCTCGACACCCACGAGGCCGTGACCCGGGCGGTCCTGGAAGGTCGCGTCGACCTCGGCGCCACACACGTGGGCCTCGACCCGGTGACCGGCAAGCTGGGTTCGGCACCGTGGTTGTCCCTGGGCGGGCCTTCGGTCGCCAAGGTGCTGCTCTTGGTGGGGCCGATCCCCGGCGACGTGATTGCCGTGAGCCGCCGGGTTGACCCCGCCGTGCGCCGGCAGCTCGTAGCCGCGCTCGTGGCCATGCGTGAAGACGAGGCGAGCCGCGCGCTGTTCGAGGCGAGTCAGTTCGATCCAGTACCCGATGGTCACCTCGACCTCCTGCGTCGTTTGGCCCGGTTCAGCGAAACGAAAGCCTGA
- a CDS encoding N-6 DNA methylase codes for MGTLKTSSGLGALAARSLAELAADVSPEVRRRTVVCLAARALAEQRGLEPTLLRRLRIFEAEVVPATGPGLDALRLHFATAEVDELGQLYELTLEVHGRKRSGSYYTPQTLTRAVTTAAFAAAGGPRVGLRICDPALGGGAFLLEAARQLAAPAPADRALRRSVLERSLYGADISPLAVAVAEAVLWLWCNDGTLDPRVLRRRLVVQDALERGWEHELDGDTAAGFDVVLGNPPWVAFAGRAAQPLERQERRRLSEAFSAFRGYPTLHGLFVERATELAKTGIIALVVPSPLADLEGYRPVRRALGVSHAPVEPLLEFGQDAFEGVTQPCFALIAAPGSGAEDGRPFRLVERQRAGALAAEIAVPEVLSRMSSLPSLPRELFGELGFQSAGEVASSLFLWADAPDERHTVPLLEGKRVSEFHVGAPRLFLWPEPSVLARSRCRLRPPEHFARARFVVRQTAKFPIAALHTGLPFRNTLLAGFQHEDISPAFAVALLNSSLYRALHLAARRDARQAVFPQVKVAHLRALPAPPHHPEKRHEISQLTHQATNSGTSQELRSRLDELIFDLFSLRTEERAAVLSFLADRAPRS; via the coding sequence GTGGGCACGCTGAAGACTTCGAGCGGGCTTGGGGCGCTCGCAGCTCGCTCTTTGGCTGAGCTTGCAGCCGACGTCTCACCCGAGGTTCGGCGTCGCACCGTGGTGTGTCTGGCAGCGCGTGCTCTGGCAGAGCAGCGTGGGCTCGAGCCAACGCTCCTTCGGAGGCTCAGGATCTTCGAGGCTGAGGTCGTGCCAGCCACGGGGCCCGGCCTCGATGCGCTGCGCCTCCACTTCGCGACGGCGGAGGTCGACGAGCTCGGGCAGCTGTACGAGCTCACGCTCGAGGTGCACGGTCGCAAGCGCAGCGGCAGTTACTACACACCGCAGACGCTCACGCGCGCGGTGACGACCGCTGCGTTCGCCGCGGCCGGGGGGCCGCGGGTCGGGCTTCGCATCTGTGACCCTGCGCTGGGCGGCGGGGCGTTCTTGCTGGAAGCCGCGCGTCAGCTCGCCGCGCCTGCGCCCGCCGACCGCGCGCTGCGGCGCTCGGTGCTCGAGCGCAGTCTGTATGGCGCGGACATCAGCCCGCTCGCAGTGGCGGTGGCGGAGGCTGTGCTGTGGCTCTGGTGCAATGACGGCACGCTCGACCCGCGGGTGCTCCGGCGACGCCTCGTGGTGCAGGACGCGCTCGAGCGCGGCTGGGAGCACGAGCTCGACGGCGACACGGCCGCGGGCTTCGATGTGGTGCTGGGCAATCCGCCGTGGGTTGCGTTCGCGGGGCGCGCGGCGCAACCGCTCGAGCGTCAGGAGCGTCGCCGATTGAGCGAGGCCTTCTCTGCATTCCGCGGTTACCCGACGTTGCACGGTCTGTTCGTGGAGCGTGCAACGGAGCTGGCGAAGACCGGCATCATCGCGTTGGTCGTTCCCAGCCCCCTCGCCGATCTCGAGGGTTACCGGCCGGTGCGTCGTGCACTCGGCGTTTCTCACGCACCGGTCGAGCCGCTGCTCGAGTTCGGACAGGATGCCTTCGAAGGGGTCACGCAGCCCTGTTTTGCGTTGATCGCGGCGCCCGGGAGCGGCGCCGAGGACGGGCGGCCCTTTCGCCTCGTCGAGCGGCAGCGCGCGGGCGCGCTCGCGGCCGAGATCGCGGTTCCGGAGGTGCTCTCGCGTATGTCGAGCCTGCCGAGTTTGCCGCGGGAGCTGTTCGGTGAGCTGGGGTTCCAGAGCGCGGGTGAGGTCGCGAGCTCGCTGTTCTTGTGGGCTGATGCTCCCGACGAGCGGCACACGGTGCCGCTGCTCGAAGGCAAACGAGTCTCCGAGTTTCACGTCGGCGCGCCACGCTTGTTCCTGTGGCCAGAGCCCAGCGTGCTCGCGCGCTCGCGTTGTCGACTGCGCCCGCCGGAGCACTTCGCGCGGGCGCGCTTCGTGGTGCGCCAAACCGCAAAGTTCCCCATCGCCGCGCTGCACACGGGCCTGCCATTTCGCAACACCCTCCTGGCGGGTTTTCAGCACGAGGACATCTCGCCGGCGTTCGCCGTCGCACTTCTCAACAGCTCGCTCTATCGCGCGCTGCACCTGGCTGCGCGCCGCGACGCACGCCAGGCGGTGTTCCCGCAGGTCAAAGTGGCGCACCTCCGGGCGTTGCCCGCACCGCCGCACCACCCGGAGAAGCGCCACGAGATCAGTCAGCTCACGCACCAGGCAACGAATTCGGGAACGAGCCAGGAGCTCCGGTCACGGCTCGACGAGCTGATCTTCGACCTGTTCTCGCTCCGAACGGAGGAGCGAGCCGCGGTGCTGTCGTTCCTCGCGGACCGAGCGCCGCGAAGTTGA
- the thrS gene encoding threonine--tRNA ligase, giving the protein MADVLRTPRELLEARGELADDIVAVLVGGELMDLHTPVGEGAALEPVRVGSAQALQVIRHSAAHVMADAVQRLFPGTQVTIGPSIDNGFYYDFDRPDGAFTDKDLDRIEKEMRKIISGKKPFFREELSHEEVRTMFSSMGEQYKCEIIDAIAARGERISVYRHGSPGRKEGTWVDVCAGPHVPHTGHLGAVKLTTVAGAYWRGDERNPMLQRIYGTAFPSQADLDAYLEQLKEAKARDHRKLGKELELTMFHEYAPAMPFFLPRGASVYHRLIEYVRALYVEYGYDEVITPQVFDKKLFETSGHWDNYQDNMFMSVTRDAYLDIVSGNPEALAAIEGKGNREWFQAWVEGAVRTGLKPMNCPSHCLIFGQRKRSYRELPWRVADFGRLHRYERGGVVHGLARVRTFCQDDAHIFCTPEQMVDEISRFNRLLFEVYNAFAFDKVSIKLALRPEKRVGSDDMWDRAEAALEQVLIEAKLPFEKLDGEGAFYGPKLEFHVTDAIGRSWQLGTIQVDYSMPERFGLEYIGSDGAAHRPVMLHRAILGSLERFYGVYLEHCAGKFPVWLAPEQIILLTVSERQTDYALGVQAQLAARGLRVIVDVSADKLGAKIRNARMMRHPYLVVLGDDEVQAGTVTPRSREQGDLGSMSVSAFAERVLAEAAPPRLTQSS; this is encoded by the coding sequence ATGGCGGACGTGCTTCGCACGCCGCGCGAGCTCTTGGAGGCCCGCGGGGAGCTCGCAGACGACATCGTCGCCGTGCTGGTCGGCGGCGAGCTCATGGATCTCCATACGCCGGTCGGCGAGGGCGCGGCGCTCGAGCCAGTTCGCGTGGGGAGCGCTCAGGCCCTGCAGGTGATCCGGCACTCGGCGGCGCACGTGATGGCCGACGCCGTTCAGCGGCTGTTTCCCGGCACACAGGTGACGATCGGCCCGTCGATCGACAACGGATTCTATTACGACTTCGATCGACCGGACGGCGCGTTCACCGACAAGGATCTCGATCGCATCGAGAAGGAGATGCGAAAGATCATCTCCGGCAAGAAGCCCTTCTTCCGCGAAGAGCTCTCGCACGAAGAGGTGCGCACGATGTTCTCGTCGATGGGTGAGCAGTACAAGTGCGAGATCATCGACGCGATCGCCGCTCGCGGTGAGCGCATCAGCGTGTACCGCCATGGCAGCCCGGGCCGAAAAGAGGGCACCTGGGTCGACGTCTGCGCCGGCCCGCACGTGCCACACACCGGTCACCTCGGTGCGGTGAAACTCACGACCGTCGCGGGCGCATACTGGCGCGGCGACGAGCGCAACCCGATGCTGCAGCGCATCTACGGCACGGCGTTCCCTTCCCAGGCCGACCTCGACGCCTACCTCGAGCAGCTCAAGGAGGCGAAGGCGCGCGATCATCGCAAGCTCGGTAAAGAGCTAGAGCTGACGATGTTCCACGAGTACGCGCCGGCAATGCCGTTCTTCCTGCCGCGCGGCGCCAGTGTCTACCACCGCCTGATCGAGTACGTGCGCGCGCTCTACGTCGAGTACGGCTACGACGAGGTCATCACTCCGCAGGTCTTCGACAAGAAACTGTTCGAGACCAGCGGGCACTGGGACAACTACCAAGACAACATGTTCATGAGTGTCACGCGCGACGCTTACCTGGACATCGTGTCGGGCAACCCGGAGGCCCTCGCGGCGATCGAGGGCAAGGGCAACCGCGAGTGGTTCCAGGCTTGGGTCGAGGGTGCGGTCCGCACCGGACTGAAGCCGATGAACTGCCCGAGTCATTGCTTGATCTTCGGCCAGCGCAAGCGCAGCTACCGCGAGCTACCCTGGCGAGTGGCGGACTTCGGCCGGCTGCACCGCTACGAGCGCGGCGGTGTCGTGCACGGCCTCGCACGGGTTCGCACCTTCTGCCAGGACGACGCGCACATCTTCTGCACCCCGGAGCAGATGGTGGACGAGATCAGCCGCTTCAATCGGCTGCTGTTCGAGGTCTACAACGCGTTCGCCTTCGACAAGGTCTCGATCAAGCTGGCGCTGCGCCCGGAGAAACGTGTGGGCAGCGACGACATGTGGGACCGGGCGGAGGCTGCCCTGGAGCAGGTCTTGATCGAGGCCAAGCTGCCCTTCGAGAAGCTGGACGGCGAAGGTGCGTTCTACGGTCCGAAGCTCGAGTTCCACGTCACCGACGCCATTGGCCGGAGCTGGCAGCTCGGAACCATCCAGGTGGACTATTCGATGCCCGAGCGTTTCGGCCTCGAATACATCGGCAGCGATGGCGCCGCGCACCGACCGGTGATGCTCCATCGCGCCATCTTGGGGTCACTCGAGCGGTTCTACGGGGTCTACCTGGAGCACTGCGCTGGAAAGTTCCCGGTCTGGCTCGCGCCCGAGCAGATCATCTTGTTGACGGTGAGCGAGCGACAGACCGACTACGCCCTCGGGGTTCAGGCGCAGCTCGCCGCCCGAGGCCTGCGTGTGATTGTCGACGTGAGCGCCGACAAGCTGGGCGCAAAAATCCGGAATGCGCGCATGATGCGCCATCCCTATCTGGTGGTGCTCGGCGACGATGAAGTCCAAGCTGGCACCGTCACCCCCCGCTCGCGGGAACAGGGCGACCTCGGCAGCATGTCCGTCTCCGCATTCGCGGAGCGTGTGCTTGCCGAAGCGGCTCCCCCGCGACTTACTCAGAGTTCGTAG
- the secD gene encoding protein translocase subunit SecD, whose product MLAQINPLVFVYGAFTLLCLVLGFIKRLHRVSLWFAALLAASGGGAAYFNAFWPMIMFGVGAVWSAFIAVELIDTAWRVRAGLVFSLFATGFFVLWPSLEKLSGGKFPCPQYVEEHNKFRLVAGLDLRGGLRLVYTVDVDEAIKDKRDRYYEQMRSELSRIYGLHTGDELPSEETLVKLREKVVVEAPRRPANEIRFEVKDDPAKIDERFLEKFRGDLTFTQSPDQRKWVFRVREVAESGIRDRAVAQAKDIILRRVDDLGLREASVSTRNEDIIVEVPGEDEASFANIRDIISQTARLEFKLLDDETDYLAEVAKTATKENLPEGLEFARETAPIGLDENGDQKSKQITYAYLKKKPEEKNKEALSRFKEWGATLTPPPDRELGFEVVYETNPDTLKQTESGWRTYLLKSRAELTGAQVSEAQAQPDQQGGKTMGGWHVALTFTESGGRGFEKITGANVKKRFAIMLDGRVESTPVILNRIAGGHAQITMGAQDPDIQLRDARKLELVLRSGALPAPISPSNEQRIGPSLGRDAINLAVRGSGLGSGIVLILMLFYYKRGGLIADAAVVINVFLQLSTLAMFGASMTLPGIAGIALTIGMGVDGNVLINERIREEQRAGKTARAAIDIGFNRALSAIIDGHVTTLISGIVLAQYGSGPIKGFAITLIVGVVINIFTAVVVNRMFFELWARGFGRKTHLDIG is encoded by the coding sequence GTGCTCGCGCAAATCAACCCTTTGGTCTTCGTCTACGGCGCGTTTACGCTGCTGTGTCTGGTGCTTGGCTTCATCAAGCGCCTTCACCGGGTCTCGCTGTGGTTCGCCGCGCTGCTTGCGGCTTCCGGTGGCGGCGCGGCATACTTCAACGCCTTCTGGCCGATGATCATGTTCGGCGTCGGCGCGGTGTGGAGCGCCTTCATCGCCGTCGAGCTCATCGACACCGCCTGGCGCGTGCGCGCTGGGCTCGTTTTCAGCCTGTTTGCCACGGGTTTTTTCGTGCTGTGGCCGTCCCTCGAGAAGCTGAGCGGAGGCAAATTCCCCTGCCCCCAGTACGTCGAGGAGCACAACAAGTTCCGGCTGGTTGCGGGCCTGGATCTCCGCGGTGGGCTCCGCCTCGTCTACACCGTGGACGTCGACGAGGCCATCAAGGACAAGCGCGATCGTTACTACGAGCAGATGCGCTCCGAGCTGTCGCGGATCTACGGCCTCCACACCGGGGACGAGCTGCCCAGCGAAGAGACGCTGGTCAAGCTCCGCGAGAAGGTCGTGGTCGAGGCGCCGCGTCGCCCCGCCAACGAGATCCGGTTCGAGGTCAAGGACGACCCGGCCAAGATCGACGAACGCTTCCTGGAAAAGTTCCGCGGTGACCTCACGTTCACCCAGAGTCCCGATCAGCGCAAATGGGTGTTCCGTGTTCGCGAGGTCGCCGAGAGCGGCATTCGCGATCGCGCCGTGGCCCAGGCCAAGGACATCATCCTCAGGCGTGTCGACGACCTCGGTCTGCGTGAAGCAAGTGTCTCGACCCGCAACGAGGACATCATCGTCGAGGTGCCGGGTGAGGACGAGGCGAGCTTCGCCAACATCCGGGACATCATCAGCCAAACGGCGCGGCTCGAGTTCAAGCTGCTCGACGACGAGACGGACTACCTGGCGGAGGTCGCCAAGACGGCCACCAAGGAAAACCTGCCTGAAGGCCTGGAGTTCGCCCGGGAAACCGCGCCCATCGGCCTCGACGAGAACGGTGATCAGAAGAGCAAACAGATCACCTACGCGTACCTGAAGAAGAAGCCCGAAGAGAAGAACAAGGAGGCGCTCTCGCGCTTCAAGGAGTGGGGCGCCACCCTCACTCCACCGCCGGACCGCGAGCTGGGTTTCGAGGTCGTCTACGAGACGAACCCCGACACGCTCAAGCAGACCGAGTCTGGCTGGCGGACCTACCTGTTGAAGTCCCGCGCGGAGCTCACCGGTGCTCAGGTCTCGGAGGCGCAAGCCCAGCCGGACCAACAGGGTGGCAAGACGATGGGCGGCTGGCACGTGGCGCTCACCTTCACCGAGTCCGGCGGACGCGGGTTCGAGAAGATCACCGGCGCCAACGTGAAGAAGCGCTTTGCCATCATGCTCGATGGGCGCGTCGAGAGCACTCCGGTCATTTTGAACCGCATCGCGGGCGGCCATGCCCAGATCACCATGGGCGCTCAGGACCCGGACATTCAGCTGCGCGATGCGCGAAAGCTGGAGCTGGTGCTGCGATCCGGCGCCTTGCCCGCACCCATCTCGCCTTCGAACGAACAACGCATCGGTCCCTCGCTCGGGCGTGACGCCATCAACCTGGCCGTGCGCGGCTCCGGACTCGGTAGCGGCATCGTGCTGATCTTGATGCTGTTCTACTACAAGCGGGGCGGGCTCATCGCGGACGCCGCGGTGGTGATCAACGTCTTCCTGCAGCTGTCGACCCTGGCCATGTTCGGCGCGTCGATGACCTTGCCTGGCATCGCCGGCATCGCGCTCACGATCGGTATGGGTGTCGACGGCAACGTGCTGATCAACGAACGCATACGAGAAGAGCAGAGGGCCGGGAAGACCGCCCGGGCCGCCATCGACATTGGCTTCAATCGAGCGCTGTCGGCCATCATCGACGGTCACGTGACGACCTTGATCTCCGGTATCGTGCTGGCGCAGTACGGCTCCGGGCCAATCAAGGGGTTCGCCATCACGCTGATCGTCGGCGTCGTCATCAACATCTTCACAGCGGTCGTGGTGAACCGCATGTTCTTCGAGCTCTGGGCGCGCGGCTTCGGTCGCAAGACTCACCTCGACATCGGGTAA
- the yajC gene encoding preprotein translocase subunit YajC produces the protein MLFPILLLVPLLFIMFWSSRSQQKKQAAAISELKKGDRVLTQSGLVGKLVEVGDRYAKLEVSPGVKIELLKSGLLGKDTGDVQPAKKD, from the coding sequence ATGTTGTTCCCGATTCTGCTGCTGGTGCCCCTGCTCTTCATCATGTTCTGGTCGTCGCGCTCGCAACAAAAGAAACAGGCGGCGGCGATTTCGGAATTGAAGAAGGGTGACCGCGTGCTTACCCAATCCGGACTCGTGGGAAAGCTCGTCGAGGTCGGAGATCGCTACGCCAAGCTCGAGGTTTCGCCCGGCGTGAAGATCGAGCTCTTGAAATCCGGTCTCCTCGGCAAAGACACCGGCGACGTGCAGCCCGCTAAGAAAGACTGA
- the secF gene encoding protein translocase subunit SecF — MNLIPLGRVYDFMGQRRTFMVISLAAFLAALVGIFAPGLGLKLGTDFKGGTEIEVAFSGEVSSGEISDAVVAAGFSHPDVIRVADTGNPNHFIIRVQEVSTISAEKQTEVERALCAGEGQPADVCTPNRTATEVKFSPGGDKITVRFRDRPDMAFIKERVEAVGGLALRPGANNPSLQSERDNKVEIQLMSKGDQLMGGLRDKLGLDKVPGEPLRSEWVGPKAGAQLRDAALKAIAISIVFIMAYIAFRFDLRFAPGAVFAMLHDAVTVLGFLVLARREVNLTTVAAVLTIVGYSVNDTVIVYDRVRENLTRLRGRTFNSLINHSISEMLNRTLLASATTVTSLAGLFFFGTGTLKDFALTLIVGVTLGTYSSIYVALPLTDWFDHTLFAKVGKKKKIGEGRKAVPAV; from the coding sequence ATGAACCTAATTCCGCTCGGTCGCGTTTACGATTTCATGGGGCAGCGGCGCACCTTCATGGTGATTTCGCTGGCCGCTTTCCTTGCGGCTCTCGTCGGCATCTTCGCCCCTGGTCTCGGCCTCAAGCTCGGTACCGACTTCAAGGGTGGCACCGAGATCGAAGTGGCGTTCTCCGGCGAGGTCTCTTCGGGTGAGATCAGCGACGCGGTCGTCGCCGCGGGTTTCTCACATCCGGACGTGATCCGCGTCGCGGATACCGGCAACCCGAACCACTTCATCATTCGCGTCCAGGAGGTCTCGACCATCTCCGCCGAGAAGCAGACTGAGGTCGAGCGGGCCCTGTGTGCCGGTGAAGGCCAGCCAGCGGACGTGTGCACTCCGAACCGCACTGCGACCGAGGTGAAGTTCAGCCCGGGTGGCGACAAGATCACCGTGCGCTTCCGCGATCGCCCCGACATGGCGTTCATCAAGGAGCGCGTGGAAGCTGTGGGTGGCCTTGCCCTACGGCCGGGTGCCAACAACCCGTCGCTCCAGAGCGAACGGGACAACAAGGTCGAGATTCAGCTCATGAGCAAGGGCGACCAGCTCATGGGTGGGCTCCGCGACAAGCTCGGCCTGGACAAGGTCCCGGGCGAGCCGCTGCGGTCGGAGTGGGTCGGGCCGAAAGCCGGCGCGCAGCTCCGAGACGCCGCGCTCAAGGCCATCGCCATCTCGATCGTCTTCATCATGGCCTACATCGCGTTCCGTTTCGACCTGCGCTTCGCGCCGGGCGCGGTGTTCGCGATGCTGCACGACGCTGTGACGGTGCTCGGGTTCTTGGTCCTCGCGCGCCGCGAGGTGAACCTGACGACGGTCGCCGCCGTCCTGACCATCGTTGGTTATTCGGTGAACGACACGGTGATTGTCTACGATCGTGTGCGGGAGAATTTGACGCGTCTCAGAGGGCGGACCTTCAATAGCCTGATCAATCACAGCATCTCCGAGATGCTGAACCGCACACTTTTGGCCAGCGCGACGACCGTGACCAGCTTGGCCGGGTTGTTCTTTTTTGGCACCGGCACGCTCAAGGACTTCGCCCTCACCCTGATCGTGGGTGTGACGCTGGGCACCTATTCGTCGATCTACGTGGCGTTGCCGCTCACCGACTGGTTCGATCACACCCTTTTCGCGAAGGTCGGCAAGAAGAAGAAGATCGGCGAGGGCCGCAAGGCCGTGCCGGCAGTCTGA
- a CDS encoding translation initiation factor IF-3: MSNGRRFSRDPRTPQIRINHRIRVPEVRVVGEDGSNLGVLATGDAIRRAQEAGLDLVEVNPKGTPPVCKILDFGKYKYEEKKKQRETKRKQTVVEVKEIKLRPKTDDHDMAVKVRAARKFAEAGNKVKFTVRFRGREITHPEVARRQLEHLLKQVEDLCNLEQHAMMEGRAMAAVVSPKPQVMQRVAQERAQREKDREKAREEGRSEPFNAAPEEELEEELHEPDDDDDDDDDDDDDDGGDGDGNDNDGGSDE, from the coding sequence ATGTCCAACGGACGAAGATTCAGCCGTGATCCGCGGACCCCTCAGATTCGCATCAACCACCGCATCCGAGTACCGGAGGTGCGCGTCGTCGGAGAAGACGGCTCGAACCTGGGTGTCTTGGCCACCGGTGACGCCATTCGGCGCGCGCAGGAGGCGGGCCTCGACTTGGTCGAGGTCAACCCCAAGGGCACGCCGCCGGTTTGCAAGATCCTCGATTTTGGCAAGTACAAGTACGAGGAGAAGAAGAAACAGCGCGAGACCAAGCGCAAGCAGACCGTCGTAGAGGTCAAGGAGATCAAACTCCGCCCGAAGACCGACGATCACGACATGGCCGTCAAGGTGCGAGCCGCGCGCAAGTTCGCGGAGGCGGGCAACAAGGTGAAGTTCACGGTTCGCTTCCGCGGTCGTGAGATCACCCATCCCGAGGTCGCGAGGCGGCAGCTCGAGCACTTGCTCAAGCAGGTCGAGGATCTGTGCAACCTCGAGCAGCACGCGATGATGGAAGGCCGGGCGATGGCAGCGGTCGTCTCCCCCAAGCCGCAGGTGATGCAGCGAGTCGCTCAGGAGCGCGCGCAGCGAGAGAAGGACCGGGAGAAAGCCCGCGAAGAGGGGCGCAGTGAACCCTTCAACGCCGCGCCCGAGGAGGAGCTCGAAGAAGAGCTTCACGAGCCCGACGACGATGACGACGACGACGACGACGACGACGACGATGACGGCGGCGACGGCGACGGCAACGACAACGACGGGGGCAGCGACGAGTGA
- a CDS encoding serine/threonine protein kinase — MAEVFRAESAGLEGFKKTVAIKRVLPHLSEKKQFIGMFLDEARLSAHLSHSNCVQVFDIGVGDNTYFIVMEYVDGADLKAIIDQARRGGRPFPLELAALICLRICEGLSYAHEAVDGRGVSLGIVHRDMSPPNVLITRHGEVKIVDFGLAKANSQLEKSEPGIIKGKFSYLSPEAALGQRIDHRTDIFAVGIILWEMLAGRRLFLGDSDLDTVRQVQSARIPPIQQFHPHATPELERVLAKALARDPAQRYNTARDLGRDLNNLLFHAGNPVSSFDIAELVEPIVRSREDVKQRERADKRSIIGSLIEEALFEFTSLQGGDSGDRSSAELGAAPLNLGSFNEGQDWGEALGAAPLSVSEPGPSPASFELGNLAALEDDTLSGRHRGPSTRPPAQSGRPPAVVANSPPSGPLPSVGPMSVAPPPPKSGGKGGLIAFFLVLVLIGGVLGAYFAGVLPPSIMGLIKR, encoded by the coding sequence ATGGCCGAAGTGTTCCGCGCGGAGAGCGCGGGTCTCGAGGGCTTCAAGAAGACGGTTGCGATCAAACGCGTCCTCCCGCACCTGTCGGAGAAGAAGCAGTTCATCGGAATGTTCCTCGACGAGGCGCGCCTGTCGGCGCACCTGTCGCACTCGAACTGCGTCCAGGTCTTCGACATTGGTGTCGGCGACAACACCTACTTCATCGTCATGGAGTACGTGGATGGCGCCGATCTCAAGGCCATCATCGATCAAGCGCGCCGCGGCGGGCGGCCGTTTCCCCTCGAGCTGGCCGCGCTGATCTGTCTGCGCATTTGCGAGGGCCTCTCGTACGCACATGAAGCCGTGGATGGTCGCGGGGTCAGCCTCGGCATCGTGCACCGCGACATGTCGCCGCCGAACGTGCTGATCACGCGCCACGGCGAGGTCAAGATTGTGGACTTTGGTCTGGCCAAGGCCAACAGCCAGCTCGAAAAGAGTGAGCCCGGGATCATCAAGGGCAAGTTCAGCTACCTCTCACCCGAGGCGGCGTTGGGTCAGCGCATCGACCACCGCACTGACATCTTCGCGGTCGGCATCATCTTGTGGGAGATGCTGGCCGGTCGGCGGCTGTTCCTGGGTGACAGCGATCTCGATACGGTCCGGCAGGTTCAGAGCGCTCGCATCCCGCCGATCCAGCAGTTTCATCCTCACGCGACGCCGGAGCTGGAGCGCGTGCTGGCCAAGGCTCTCGCTCGGGATCCGGCCCAGCGTTACAACACCGCGCGGGACCTAGGCCGCGACCTCAACAATCTGCTCTTTCACGCCGGCAATCCGGTGTCTTCCTTCGACATCGCGGAGCTGGTCGAACCCATCGTCCGCAGCCGCGAGGACGTCAAGCAGCGCGAGAGGGCGGACAAACGCTCCATCATCGGCTCGCTGATCGAAGAGGCGCTGTTCGAGTTCACCTCGTTGCAAGGTGGTGACAGTGGCGATCGCTCGAGCGCGGAGCTCGGTGCCGCGCCGCTCAATCTGGGTTCGTTCAACGAGGGACAAGACTGGGGCGAAGCGCTCGGCGCGGCGCCGCTGTCCGTCTCCGAGCCGGGGCCGTCGCCAGCGTCATTCGAGCTCGGCAACCTCGCCGCGCTCGAAGACGATACCCTCTCGGGTCGCCACCGCGGTCCGTCGACTCGCCCGCCCGCCCAGTCGGGTCGGCCGCCCGCGGTCGTCGCCAACTCGCCGCCGTCGGGTCCGCTGCCCAGCGTCGGGCCAATGTCGGTCGCACCGCCTCCGCCGAAGTCGGGTGGCAAGGGCGGATTGATCGCGTTCTTCCTGGTGCTCGTGCTGATTGGCGGAGTGCTCGGCGCTTATTTCGCCGGTGTGCTCCCGCCCAGCATCATGGGTCTGATCAAGCGCTGA